A region of the Cardiocondyla obscurior isolate alpha-2009 linkage group LG03, Cobs3.1, whole genome shotgun sequence genome:
aaatataaaagtattctgtttctaaaacttgaaataaatacgaaaaatttttttaaataaaattactattgaaagagagaaaatagtATGAGAATGCGGTACCAGCAATATTTGTCTTGGAATTTATTCCACGGATCGATTTTTGTCATATTAGCATTCGGAAAAAGTCTGGCGAAAGCTCGCGGTACGTGACCGGCAAATGCCGGTAATACTGGAACGATTCCGAGGTTCCTCATTCGTTGAAGAATCTGATGCTGCAAACGTATGGTACGATTGTGCCAGTTTGTTGATAACGGTCCGCCAAAGCCACGAATATTTCCCATCCTTGCCCTGCGTTATTGCAAAAAGTCGTGCATTTTATGACGCGTATACGCAATACCGTGTAAGGAATTTTGCggaatacttttaaatatttgaccATGGTAAAAAAGCAGGTCCGCCCAAATGCTCGTCGATCTCTTCTTTCGTTAGATTCAGTTCTTGATAGAGCCTTTGCCAGATCGCCTCTTGGGCAGTAAAAGCGAGGGCGAGATTAATTCCATTAAGAGCCATCCAATCGATATTTTTCTCCCATTGCTGCCACTGCCACCAGGTCGAACTGTACCCCACGGTGCATACATTCTGATAATATCTGAATCTGCAAAGTAACGGAGTAACGCAAATACACACCCTTACAAGTAAATATACCCGATTatcacaaattaaatattgcgcGTTTTCACCTATCGTTCGATGTAATTTTAACGCGTACTTCTGGCAGAGTCTTCGGCAGCTTAACTTGCGTGCCGTCCCACGATATATGAAcgttgcaataatttttcaagtaataatttaagcCCCATGTGATCGCGACCCCGGAAGTGCCGCGAATTTCAATCTCGCCTAGAGGATTTTTTGTTACCtatcgaaagaaaagaaaaataaatcgcaCGCTAAtgacgaattattttaaaaataaatattcgcgaGCAAACAACCGTTGCACTTGAGAATAGGACACTCTACCTTGAAAGTATCTTTGCCAACAGGTCCTAAATCAGTATCTAGAATCGTAATAAACATCTTAGAAATTTCTTTGCCCAGCAATCTTTCCGCGACATCTTTAGCTGCCTTTTCCTGAACTTCCGGCGATGCACGTGGTTTTATATGCCCTAAAGTATCCTGAAACACTACGTACACTTTTAgatatcgtttatttttaacgttaccttgcgcaaataaattaatttcgtttttaaCGACGATCGAATAACTTATGCGATGACATAAACACGTTGCAGAATTTTGTGGttgtgttttatattttacaaaattttactttgacttttatattaaaattaataaagatccATAGTATTTACCGTCAAATTTGAGGCAATGATTGGAAAATATAAGCAAtccaaatattataaatagtCGCAACCACGATGTTGTTATATCCATTTTGATCAACTTCAGTATATCAACTAAACCAACGTATGAAAGTGGAGTCGCCTAGAGATCTGTGTTGATACATATTATCATCCCTACTCTTACTGTAGCTTTCTTATCTTATGATGCCTTTAATCATATaatgtctgtctgtctgtctctcAATGATATAATGATGCagttacatttattaattccatgatgcatatatattttttaaacgttattgcaaaaatgcgatttaataataatggtaTAACgagttatttgaaaaag
Encoded here:
- the Naglu gene encoding alpha-N-acetylglucosaminidase isoform X6, giving the protein MDITTSWLRLFIIFGLLIFSNHCLKFDVFQDTLGHIKPRASPEVQEKAAKDVAERLLGKEISKMFITILDTDLGPVGKDTFKVTKNPLGEIEIRGTSGVAITWGLNYYLKNYCNVHISWDGTQVKLPKTLPEVRVKITSNDRFRYYQNVCTVGYSSTWWQWQQWEKNIDWMALNGINLALAFTAQEAIWQRLYQELNLTKEEIDEHLGGPAFLPWARMGNIRGFGGPLSTNWHNRTIRLQHQILQRMRNLGIVPVLPAFAGHVPRAFARLFPNANMTKIDPWNKFQDKYCCPYLLEPTDPLFHTIGYKFLRMYIEEFDTDHIYNCDTFNENLPGNNELTYLRNVGHSIFSAINVIDSKAICTDIN
- the Naglu gene encoding uncharacterized protein Naglu isoform X5 gives rise to the protein MDITTSWLRLFIIFGLLIFSNHCLKFDVFQDTLGHIKPRASPEVQEKAAKDVAERLLGKEISKMFITILDTDLGPVGKDTFKVTKNPLGEIEIRGTSGVAITWGLNYYLKNYCNVHISWDGTQVKLPKTLPEVRVKITSNDRFRYYQNVCTVGYSSTWWQWQQWEKNIDWMALNGINLALAFTAQEAIWQRLYQELNLTKEEIDEHLGGPAFLPWARMGNIRGFGGPLSTNWHNRTIRTLLHVRLSTYGTAVNKLEIAAMVRMNVLSDALKSINNAEKRGKRQVLLRPCSKVIVKFLTVMMKHGYIGEFEIVDDHRSGKVVVNLTGRLNKCGVISPRFDVPINDIEKWTNNLLPSRQFGYVVLTTSGGIMDHEEARRKHLGGKILGFFF